The window AGTGGAtggctcaaaaaaaaaaaaaaaaaaaaaaaaacactagcaTATTAAATTGAAGTTAGAATTTACCCCTTTCAGTAGGGAATGAGCTTCACTCGATAAAAATCCAGGTAGCTTGATCTTATCCTTGATTATCTTCTGCTGAATCTTCCCACGATTGCCGCCAATGAAAGGTGGCTATAAAAGCAGCAACCATAACAACAATGAGATAATTTAACCAAGCAAGCAAGCAAAGCACACCAACATCTACAGAAGAGAGTAGAAATCAAAGATTTCGGTGAATTTATTACATTTACAAAATTTGATATTGTCAGCTGTTACTTTAGGTTTTTCAAAAGCAAAATGGCATCTTTTCGACCTATAACAGGGTATTCCTTCATAACagaagattttattattatatgtgGAAATGGTACACAAATAAAACAATGGCTCAGAACCAGATGAGCCCTACAAGTGCCAATTCAGGTGTGCAGTGTGCTTCTCCACTTGTAAGAAACTTAAATAGCTTGCCCCAGTTTCAGGCACAATCTAATTCATGTATGAACATGAACtgaattgggaaaaaaaaaagcaaaaaagtagGAAGCTCAGCAAAAATACGTGGCAGAAATTTCACTGGTTCATTCTAGACATGTCATGCCTTACACAATTTGCAGAAAATTCCAGAAACCAAGgagtatttatttttgttttatccaTTCTATTGTTGTTTTGTTCAATTCTGAATTCAAATCTTTGAAGCTCTTCACTCATAATCAAACTTTTAACAATTTGCCACCTCAGATTTAACCTGGCAAGTCTTcgattcttcttccattcctttcttttttggagTCAAGAATCACATCTTAGTCAAAATTCCAATCATATCACTCCATGATGCAAAATACATTCCTGGTCTAGTAACCACGTAAGACACGTATTTTAGGTACACATCATCACGATTAAGGTAGATACTAATTTGGGAATTCAAGATTGAACACTATTTTCAATATGCTTGTAGGAATTATTAATCATATAGTTCAACCTTATTACCATATTTATAAGGATGTTCTTATATTTCTTCCCCAACCCACTAGGTATTCACATGAAGAAAAACCAATTGGTAGATATACTGACCTTCCCAGTGAGCATCTCAAACAATAGGACTCCCACACTCCACCAATCTGCAGCCTTATCATGACCTTTCCCAAGAACAATTTCAGGTGCCATGTATTCTACTGTTCCACACAGGGAGTTTGATCTTGTACTCTCATCAAATTCTTTTGCTAGACCAAAATCAGTCAACATTGCCTAAAACCAAGATGCCAAAAAGTGTCAAGGTGTGTAtgagaatgtgtgtgtgtgtgagagagagagagaggggtctGTCTCATACATGGCCATCAGCACCCAGTAGAATATTTTCCGGTTTTAAATCCCTATGCATTATGCCATTTGCATGGAGGTGAGAAACGGCAGAAACAATCTCAGCTGTATATATGCGTGCTAGATCCTCTCTGAAACAGATTAAAAGAGTCAAATTGTTGCATGCCCAAACTTTTTCCTTATCCACCAAAGAGAAGTAAAACGTACCTGAAAAGCCCATGGTGATAGAGCTGAAAAAATAGGTGACCACCATTTACAAAATCAAGAACAAGATAAAGCCTGTACTTTGTCTGCATAACAAAAACAAGTCAAAACCTTAGAATGCATAATATGCAGGAAAAGCTCCAAAAACTAAGCAATCTGAATTTATTTTCAGTCGAGGGAAATCAGAAAGTACAAATGGGGGGAGATGTGACAGTCATCTTATTCCCAACATTGAAACTTATATGGGTAAAGGAAAAAGAGCATAGCATACCCAATTCATCTCCACAAAGCCTTAAGAAAAAACTACTTAGAAAGAAATGTACAAATAAATgccaaaaaaattatgaaaataaaactgcTAAAATCCTATCAATCATACGCATGATTTTAACATTTTcctaaagaaaagaataaattaatTTCTAGtgaggtttttctttttatggtaaATTTCTAGTGAGTTAACATCACCCCTGCAAGAAACTAAATTTGTCATTGTATTTTTCAAATCCCATATATTACGATATCTTTAGAAGTTAGATGTCTAGTAAAGATAGTGGAAGAGTACTAAGTTGTGAGATATGCCATTACTTGGAATGAGTATCTGAGCTGCACGATGAAGGGATGATCTACTTTTGTCAAAATATCCCTCTCAGCTTTCATGTATTCTGCATGATTCTTCTCCATAATCTTATCCTTTCGCATGACCTTCATTGCGTATATTTCTGAAGTACCCTTCTTCCTCACCTGAAACACTTTCCCAAATGCACCTTGTCCAACAACCTTCATAACTTCAAAATCCTCCAGTCCAACACTCTGATTCTTCAAACTTTGATCGTCACCATGGCTGGAGGATTTCTCTAGAATGGTATTATCACTAGTAGGTTTCTTTGGTGCCTCTCCATTGACACACTCTAAAAGTTGCAGTGAATCCTCTGTCTCATGTAACGTGAGCATGCTCAGCTTTAATGATTGACTAACACAAGTTGATGGGCCCACTAAAGAATGGGATCGGTTGTAAATGACCACAGGATCAATATAAATCATTTCCTTTGAATCTGATCCAGCTGAGCAATTTCCCGCTGTCACTATATCAGCTTCAAGTGAGGCCTGCAATGGTAAAGGACCAAATACATCTGAAAAGTCAAACTCGACATAATCAGATGGAACAACATCAGGTGGTCCCATAGGAAGAAGCAACTGGCTTGGCAGGGGCTTGCACATGCCAGTCCTGGACAAACCAGAAAATTGTGAGGAAACCATCTTTGTAGTACAATGGGTGAAGTGAATAGCAGATGGCAGATGGATGAAGATTAATCACTTCTGTGGAATAGTCTCTCCAAATCAGGCCAGGATGCGAACAGATGAAGAAGGGTTTCTAACAATGGCCTTGAACAAGAGGAAGTTCACGTATGCAATTGGAGTTCCAAGGAATCTTGGGAGAATGcaaaccaaaatccaaaagaaGAAGTCGTTCTTGTTTCCCGATTTACAGGAAACAATGGATGCTGCAGTACTTCTTGAATTCATGAAGATCAAGTTGTGAAATCTGTAGTGCAAAGTAAAAGTACTAAGTTAGTACCCACCCAAGAGTTAAGTATGTATCATTATGACGTGCATTAGCATTTAATTTGTCCGTAGATGCATATGGAAGGCATGAGATTCATTTAGAAAAATTGAAATATATAATACACAACAAGGCTAACAGGAATGACATAGAATGCTTCAGAAAAAAGACAGCCAAACCCTTGCAACTTTTAATTTCATTATAAATGCAGATGCAAAAAAATTGGTCACTATTAAGAATGTATAGATAAGGAATGAAGTTTAAAAATAATTAGTTTGTCTTCATTATCAATGCCACAGTAAAttcacatttatttatttatttgataggtaagccccaagaagagttgaactcatgacatcttaattgtgaggtgttgtTCCTTGCCAACTGTGAAACCCCCTTGGGGATATAAATTAACATATTATTTACATGCATACCAAACTTTAAAAAACTAAGTACCAAATGGCATATTTTTCAAAGATCAGGAAAATTTAACATATCGTACACTTCAGCCACATTGTTCACAAATGtttgtcttatttttttattttttagatgtTTTTGTATTTATCAAATTACATAAGTAatttatattaatattttaatgttAATTATTACAAATTGTTCATTATATTTTCCAACGATCATCACTGCATTATATGCAAAAAATATCCAGTATAATAACTCTCCCAGATCACAAATTTACAAACTATGGTCCAACCCACATTTGGAATGTGATGCACATACCAAAGGCTCAGGATCCATCATTTGATGGTGTCCCATGTGGCAATCCTAGGGCATATCCATTCTTTGGTAACAAACAACTTGCCAAAAGAATGAATGCAACATGGCTAGATAAACGATGCTTTGATAAAATCATGAAAAAGTGCTAGTATCTTTTTCTTAGATCTTCATGGATAtctatattgcatgtgataaaGGATGCCACATCCATCTCACATGTCTAGTCTCAGCCCAAAGGCCAAAGGGAGGTGAGTCAAAAGTTTGTTTAGAGTTTCTCATCAAATCTTAAATTATCATTTTGCCATAATGTAATCTAGTTGCTTTTTTACAATTCTTACTAGTTTGTAATCACTTTTGAGTCACTTCCCCACTTGTTTGGAGATAAAAACTTGACTAGTGATTCAACTAAAAACTCTTGCTGCAAGGTGTAATTCACGACCTTGTAAAAAGATGAAGGTAGCCAACTTCAAATGGCCAAAATAATCAGTGACATTCGGCATGGATGTAAGATACCAATAGGATGAAAAAGACCATATTTGAGAAAGAAATAAGAATGTTGAGTAAACAAAACCAGAATCCACCTGTCAATCTATCGATCTCTCTGTTGCTGAGGTACAGGTTAAGCAAGTAAACTCCCCAAAGTAGCATATGGTTGGATCGGCACTACCATGACCTCAATTGGGATGGTTTTTCATTATGCAAAGTGGTTCAGGTTTTACCAAAATTGGGGGGAAAATAGGGTCTTGAGCATTTTACTAGCCCATAACTCCATTCCTTTTGATTTTCCGTTTCTCCCTCAATACTTTTACTGAGAATTTTAGATTTTATACACAGGAAATTAAAGTATGTTACAACCAATTTCGATCTCAATCAGTAATACAATAAAACAAACTAAGCATAAATCTAAGAAAAATTGTTCGAATTTAATTCCATTCAAGCAAATTCTGGAACTAATGATTAAAAGACAACCAAGCAAAACCAAAAGGATGAAAGAGATAAACGATTCAAGAGGGGAGGGAAACCAATGAGATCTTCAATTCCGTCCAAGCCCATATTCTaaaaggtttttaaaaaaaaaaatctatgccATAATCGTGATGAAACTCTTCAGAATTTGATTCCCAACAAAAAACGATGCAACAGGAAAaagatttaaaataaaaaacggAAACTAAAGAAGCATTAGAAGTGACTTAAAATCAATAACGAAGTTCAAAAAACTTGCCTTTGGGGAGATCGCAGAGGAAACGAAAGGTGTTCTTGGAGCGTCTTTTGGCAAATCTTTCACGCAGGGGTGGCTTCGCTAATTATACTAAACAGAAAACCTTCTTGGAATTGATGCTCGTTTTCTGTTTTTAAAACGTGGCACGACGACAATGGTTAGTCGGAATAATTAAACTAAAATCCAGCTCAGACGAAGATACCTTTTGAGGTTAGCCCTCCCTTCCCGACTCCTTTTCCcgaataattaaaaaaaaaagaatatgcaTTGGATATTTGGATTTGGTTTCGAATTGGCGCCAGATTTACGCGACGACAAGTTATAGTAACATGaattgactaaaatacccttaaataCATTCTTGATTCACAAAATTAACCTTCCTGCTTACACGATGGCGTCCCGCGTGGATCGCAAGTTGCGGAAGAGGAGAGAGCGCGCGCGCGGCGTTGTGCCGCCAGATTAGACTTTCTCGCGTGGGCTTTGATTGTCGCTGGTCAAACTTAACGTGAGAGGCtgggattcagatcttctactgccgggcagctcagcagtagaggatccaaattcgaGAGGCTAAGAGCCTAACAGCCTTAACAACCCTCGCTTACAAGTATAAATTGAACGGCTGATGCAATACCTTACAATGTCAAGTTAGCCCCACGATACAGTGGGTCCCATTACGGTGTTGAACGGTTGATGcaatagcattttttttttttccgttttaATAAAATACAATGTCATATTGTTATGATCttgtaaagtttttttttttttttttttttgataaatggaGACTACTGAAAAGGAAAATGTGTACAGCCAATTATAGCTTCTTTTACATAGATCATGAAGTCATGGAATGAATTGCGGTCAAtctgtcacacacacacacacaaaagataGGGCATCTACTAAAGTGTTCATAGCCCATAgaatatatgaaaaataaatgGGCGAAAAATCAGAAGAGAGTCTTTACACATTTGATATCTAGTCTGCAACATCGGTTGGTGGGAGCCAGTTTTAATCAAGAATAAATTCCACCGCAACATCTCTTGTAAAGCtagtattttttctttattcgaTGGCTcatattaatttaatttttaacaAGATAAGATAAGGGCGAAAATATACATTGTGAgttaaaaataagggaaaaggttctatAAATAGTTGGGCTGCGATATGCTAACACCTCTTTGTTTATCTCtttatttttaccaaaaaaaaaaaaatttatttatcacatgaaatgactttgTTGCCCTCCAATAAATGATATTATTTTATGGcgcttcattttttattatttttataaaaatgtaatcacacaaaccacattCCAATCCGAAAATGTTAACTTTTATGGCACTTCATTGGTCCCTATGTCTCTGTCTCTTGCTTAGATTCCTGCACTGCCTTTAATATGTTCTCTCAACTTTCCATATGAATGATATATTTTTTAGGACATATATTGGTAACATgcggaaccctctcccaaataATAAAATGGAATTTAGATGGTTTAGGTTCTGAAACTGCAAATGACATATTCTAGTGTTGTGGATAATTGTaatgataaattatttttttctctaattATGAAACATGTAGTTTATTCTACCTCAATGTTTGTAACATAtaatttctaaaatttgtcGCTAATATATGTCTCTCTTTTTTCGATGGTCTATGtcaatttctctcctcctcatatgaaatgacctttCTACCCTCCAATGTATGATACATTTTTGCCACAGCTCATTGATGCACTCCTCTATGcagcttgctcagagaacccctcttccataaattaaataattcggttgttatgtttttaaatttatCATTAAAGTATGACTAGTGTTGGATGGTATCtttggtaatatatatatatgtatatatagctTTACAATAAAGagtataatttttattttttttcttaaatttgtaAAATAATAGAGTACAGCAATTAAGTAGTTAGGGTTGTTAAAATATACTTCTCAATTTGAAAGATAAAGCAAaatatttgtttgttttcatTGACAAATCTtataacattttaattttgttcaattaagAAGATTCAGTCGGACACGCCTCCTAGATTAGCATAGCGGGCAAGTGAATATTCTTTTAAAACACTAAACATGTTTTATTGTAGGGAAAAGCTAATCAAAAGGGTTGGCCAAACATTTGACATGTAATAAATCATATAgaacccaaattttgtggaaaGATAAATCCAAAGTTTCCCTActcatgtcaaatttcaaatcaaacgGAGTTGcccaagtggcaaaatagatATTTGGACATTCTGGATCATGGGAGAATTCACAATACTAGTTGGAGTATTGTAGATGACCATGACCATACATGGAGATGCATGCAAATACACACAAGATATCTAAGAGGCCCATACAAGGTAGGTCATGCAATTGGGTTTGGTTACTAATTGTGACAAGTGGTCAATCCAAAGAATTTTTCATTCATCTAATGGTCAAAATTACCAAATCATTTTTCAATATGATAGATATAAATCACATTACTCGTGAGAATGGTCTCCCTCACTATCAACACAATCTCCCTAGctagctcttttttttttctcgaaaatgaaacaaaacaaacaacCACTACAAGGACAGTCTGAtgggaatcgttatcctctcctgttacagcacgatATTGTATTGCATCGTGCGGCGTTGCTGAGACCATGTGGCACAACGGGCCCCACATgttgcacatggcctctgcagttGCCGCACGATACAGTACAGCACCGTACAGTTAcaacataggataaaaatttgtCTTATGGGGGTGTTCACTATGGATTAAAGGCAAACATTACTAGAAGTCTAGAACAATGAATCAAATGGAAAAATACAATTAAGCATTTTCCCTTAAACAGAGCATGTGAGAGTTTAATATTGTTGGCTGGTGTCTTTGGTTCCGATGGTGGAAGGTTTATATTCTTATGGTGGAAGTTCTCTATGCAGCAGCGCAGATTGCACCCAGACATATGAggatgggcgaaatgaccatcctaccccctaaATGGGcagcccatgtgcctaggcgcagcctAGCTGCGCTGCTGCACAGAGAACTTCCACCTTAAGAATATAAACCTTGATCGATCTacatgacaaaaatagtaaatcaaggttttttctttaattataattttttgtatatataaaaGGTGGGTTGATATTACAAAATTAACcttaaaaccttttttttctattgaaCTAATCCATGTTGCATGCATCATGATAGGACCTAGATATTAAATCTGAATGAATGATTAAGGACTTGTTTATTATTGTATCACTATTCATTATTCATTGTTCTTAATTTATTAGATGGTCAATATTGGTTGTTGCAATAGATCCTACTTGTCATAGATGTGGGGTGGCTAAAGAATCGATAGATCATCTCCTATTGGAATGTCCTTTCACCAAAGCAGTTTGGTATGAGAGTCTTCTATCCTATATTCCTCCATCGGATAGAATACCAAAATTGGCGGAGTGGTTGAATAGTTGGGATCTATTGATACGCCAAGATAAGAAGGTCAATCGAGAATCTCTTTCCCAGGTTTCTTTTATATGTTGGTATTTGTGGCGTGCTAGAAATGACAGAGTATTCAAAACAAGGATTGGAGTCCAATTGATGCTATCTCTATAGCTGAAAGAGCATTTCTTGAGTTCCAGTCAGTTATTACCTCTTCAAACCCTTCTCAAACCAATTCGGGTGCCATTTCAAGTAATGAAGATGATCGGTGGAATGCCCCACCGTTGGGTTTTATAAAGGTGAATTGTGATGCTGCAAATCCTCAAGGAGATACTGCTGGCGAACTGAGAATTATTTTTAAGGATCACAATGGACGTCCTCTAAAGACACTCTATTTCTCAGGCCTTATCCTCTGC is drawn from Telopea speciosissima isolate NSW1024214 ecotype Mountain lineage chromosome 1, Tspe_v1, whole genome shotgun sequence and contains these coding sequences:
- the LOC122666161 gene encoding serine/threonine-protein kinase AtPK2/AtPK19-like; translation: MVSSQFSGLSRTGMCKPLPSQLLLPMGPPDVVPSDYVEFDFSDVFGPLPLQASLEADIVTAGNCSAGSDSKEMIYIDPVVIYNRSHSLVGPSTCVSQSLKLSMLTLHETEDSLQLLECVNGEAPKKPTSDNTILEKSSSHGDDQSLKNQSVGLEDFEVMKVVGQGAFGKVFQVRKKGTSEIYAMKVMRKDKIMEKNHAEYMKAERDILTKVDHPFIVQLRYSFQTKYRLYLVLDFVNGGHLFFQLYHHGLFREDLARIYTAEIVSAVSHLHANGIMHRDLKPENILLGADGHAMLTDFGLAKEFDESTRSNSLCGTVEYMAPEIVLGKGHDKAADWWSVGVLLFEMLTGKPPFIGGNRGKIQQKIIKDKIKLPGFLSSEAHSLLKGLLQKDASKRLGSGPGGNEEIKRHKWFKQINWKKLEARQIQPSFCPEVAGKHCIANFDERWTNMPLLDSPAASPKPNDCSFNGFTYVRPVAPFLQNNGSLC
- the LOC122661320 gene encoding uncharacterized protein LOC122661320, with amino-acid sequence MRTDEEGFLTMALNKRKFTYAIGVPRNLGRMQTKIQKKKSFLFPDLQETMDAAVLLEFMKIKWSILVVAIDPTCHRCGVAKESIDHLLLECPFTKAVWYESLLSYIPPSDRIPKLAEWLNSWDLLIRQDKKVNRESLSQSVITSSNPSQTNSGAISSNEDDRWNAPPLGFIKALSSAIQGEALAIREALMQARELGITYLLVESDNKEIISFIEDPNRVPPLDVAVVVEDVRELRSPVVSVSFLFVSRTINIIADALTKKTLSIMCMTD